TAGACGAAGGTCGGCACTTTGAACTCGGTCTTCACTCGGTGAACGATGTCCAGGTACGGCATGCCCGGCTTGACCATGACCATGTCGGCGCCTTCGGCGAGGTCCAGGGCCACTTCGTGCAGGGCCTCGTCGCTGTTGGCCGGGTCCATCTGGTAGGAGGCCTTGTTGGCCTTGCCCAGGTTCAGCGCCGAGCCGACCGCATCACGGAATGGGCCGTAGTAGGCGCTGGCGTACTTGGCCGAGTAGGCCATGATGCGCACGTTGACGTGGCCGGCCACTTCCAGGGCCTCGCGGATCGCGCCGAGGCGCCCGTCCATCATGTCCGACGGCGCGACAACCTGGGCGCCTGCTTCAGCGTGGGACAGGGCCTGGCGCACCAGGGCGTCGACGGTGATGTCGTTCTGGACGTAGCCCTCTTCATCGAGGATGCCGTCCTGGCCGTGGGTGGTGAACGGGTCCAGGGCGACGTCGGTGATCACCCCCAGCTCCGGGAAGCGGGCACGCAGGGCGCGGGTGGCGCGCTGGGCAATGCCATCCGGGTTCCAGGCTTCGGCACCGTCCAGGGACTTCTTCTCGGTAGGCGTCACCGGGAACAGTGCCAGCGCCGGAATGCCCAGCTCAACCCAACCCTGTGCGGCTTCCAGCAGCAGGTCGATCGACAGGCGCTCGACGCCCGGCATGGACGGCACTTCCTCGCGGCGGTTCTCGCCGTCCAGCACGAATACCGGAAGAATCAGGTCATCGACGGTCAGGGTGTTTTCGCGAACCAGGCGACGGGAGAACTCGTCCCGGCGGTTGCGACGCAGGCGGGTGGCAGGAAACAGACGGTTGGCGGGGGTAAAGCTCACGGCAGACTCCTGAGCCCGCGCAGGCGGGCGAGCGCGACAGTTATAAGCGGCCATTATGACGCCTGTGTTACACCCAAGGGCAACCCTGCGACTCGTGGCCGCAGTCATTGTCCTTGTAGGAAATGTTCACGTCGAGACACATTTGGACACTTTCCCGAACGCCCACGAAGGGGTAGGCTGCGCGTTCATTTCGCCAGCACGCCAGAAAATGCTTCAACAATTCCTGAACGATTTCGGCTACTTTGCCCTTTTTCTCGGCACGTTCTTCGAGGGCGAGACCATCCTGGTGCTCGCGGGCTTTCTTGCGTTCCGCGAATACATGGATATCAAGCTGGTGGTCGCGGTGGCCTTCTGCGGCAGCTATGCCGGTGACCAGCTGTGGTACTTCATGGGCCGCCGCCACGGGCGCAAGATTCTCGCCCGCAAGCCGCGCTGGCAGGCCATGGGCGACCGGGCGCTGGAGCATATCCGCCGCCATCCCGACATCTGGGTGCTGAGTTTCCGCTTCGTCTACGGCCTGCGCACGGTGATGCCGGTGGCCATCGGCCTGTCCGGCTACCCGCCGCGCCGCTACCTGCTGCTCAACGGCATCGGCGCCGCGGTCTGGGCCCTGGCCCTGGGCCTGGCGGCCTACCACTTCGGCGCCATCCTCGAAGGCATGCTGGGCAGCATCAAGAAATACGAGCTATGGGTGCTCGGCGGCCTGCTGGTGCTGGGCCTGCTGCTGTGGCTGCGCCGGCGTTTTCGCAATATCCGCGCCGAGCGCCGCGCGGCGGCAGAAGGCGAGGCCAGCGAGGCTGAGCAGGCTGTAGCCCAGGAGCAGCCACCACGCCAGGGGCGTGACCAGCACTAAGCCCAGCGCGCCGGCCAGGTACAGGGCCGGCGCATTCGACAGCAGACGCGCCAGCTCCAGGCGCCCTGCCCAGGGCCGGTCCTCCAGGGCCGCGCCCAGCACGAACAGACCGAACGCCATCAGCGCCCAGCCCAGCACCAGGGCCGAGGGCGACAAGCGCCCGGCGTTGTCCATCAGGTAACTGCCCAACGCCACGTAGACCGCGAACTGCAGCGTGACATACAGCTGTTGCCTGCCACCGAGCGGGATGGCGAACTTGCGAAAGCGCGCCAGGTCCTGCTTGGGCTGCGGATGGGCGGCCGCCACATCGGCCGGGCGCCAGCCGGTGGGCATGAACCAGATACGCAGCCGGTCCCACCCGCTGGACGTGAGCCGGGCGTCGCTCCACAACTGCGCGTAGAACTGCACGTTGGCCCACAGCGGATTCCAGCTGGCCAAGGGCGTGGTCACGCCGAAGATCACCGGCTCTCGCTCGTCTTCTTCCTGGAAGGTGCCGAACAGGCGATCCCAGAGGATGAACACACCGCCGTAGTTGCGATCCAAGTACAGAGGATTCTGCGCATGGTGGACGCGATGGTTGGACGGCGTGATGAAGATCCACTCCAGCCAGCCCAGCTTGGGCACATGGCGGGTGTGCACCCAGAACTGGTACAGCAGGTTCAGCGAAGCCACGGTGATGAACACCACCAGCGGCACGCCCAGCAGCGCCAGGGGCAGGTAGAAGATCCACGAGAACAGGAAGCCGCTGCTGGTCTGGCGCAGGGCGGTGGTGAGGTTGTACTCCTCGCTCTGGTGATGCACCGAGTGGGCGGCCCAGAGGATGTTGCGTTCGTGGCCGAGGCGGTGCAGCCAGTAGTAGCAGAAATCGTAGAGCACGAAGGCGAACACCCATACCCACCAGGCATCGGCGCTCAAATGCAGCAGCGCCAGGTGCTCCAGGGCCAGGGCGTAGGTGACCAAACCCACGCCCTTGGTCAGCAGCCCGGTGCTGGTCGACAGCGCCCCGGTGCTCAGGCTGTTGATCGAGTCGGCCAGGCGGTAGTTGCGTTGGCCACGCGCACGGTCGGCGATCAGCTCCACGGCGATCAGCACGAAGAAGAACGGCACGGCCAGCAGAATCAGGTCCATGAACGGCCACCTCCAAGGTTATCCACAAAGATTAGGCCGCCTCCGAGGCAAATCCCATGGATACATCTGCCAAACTAGAGGACATTTAGCGCCTCGACACTGGAGTATTGAGCATGACGAAAAAAGTTGCGGTGATTCTTTCCGGCTGTGGCGTGTACGACGGCGCCGAAATCCACGAAAGCGTGATCACCCTGCTGCGCCTGGACCAGCGTGGCGCCAAGGTGCAGTGCTTTGCCCCGAACATCGCGCAGATGCACGTGATCGACCACCTCACCGGTGAACAGATGCCCGAATCGCGCAATGTGCTGGTGGAGTCGGCGCGCATTGCCCGTGGCGAGGTGAAGGACATCCGTGAGGCCGACGCGAAGGAGTTCGACGCCTTGATCGTGCCTGGTGGTTTCGGCGCAGCGAAGAACCTGTCCAACTTCGCCGTCGAAGGCGCCAACTGCACCGTGCACCCCGATGTGCTGGCCCTGGCCGAAGCCTTTGCCGACGCCTGCAAGCCGGTCGGGCTGATCTGCATCTCGCCTGCGCTAGCGGCGAAGATCTACGGGCCGGGCGTAGTCTGCACCATTGGCAAGGACGCCGGCACCAGCGCGGCGGTGGTGAAGATGGGCGGTACCCATGAAGAATGCGATGTGCATGACATCGTCGAGGATGTGCAGCGCAAGCTGGTGACCACTCCAGCGTACATGGAAGCGAAGTCGATCAGCGAAGCCGCCAGTGGCATCTACAAGCTGGTGGACCGGGTGCTGGAGCTGACCCACGAGGGTGACCAGTAAGGCCTCTTCGCCGGCAAGCCGGCTCCTACAGAGGACCCCGTAGGAGCCGGCTTGCCGGCGAACCGCACCACCACCGAATCAGCCTTTGGCAAGCCGGGTCAAGATCCGATCCAGGGCATTGGCGAACGCCTGCTTCTCCCGCTCGCCATAGGGCGCCTGCCCGCCCCCCACCTGCCCCTGTTCACGCAACTCGGTGAACAGGTTGCGCACGGCCAACCGCTCGCCCATGTTGCGCTCGTCAAACTCGCGCCCGCGCGGGTCCAGCGCCGCCACGCCCTTCTTGATCAGCCGGTCAGCCAGCGGCACATCACTGCAGATCACCAGCTCGCCGGGCACGGCGTTTTCCACCAGGTAGTCATCGGCCGCGTCCATGCCGCTGGGCACCACGATCAGCCGTACGCAGGCGAAGGCCGGCTTGATCTGCGGCTGGCCCGCGACCATCACCACCTCCAGCTTGCGCTTGAGGGCGAACTTGACGATCAGGTCCTTGGCCGCCTTGGGGCAGGCGTCGGCATCGATCCATACACGCATTGCTTTCGTATCCTCGCAAAGCTGGGAGGGCTGCGCCCTCCTTTCGCGACACAAGGCCGCTCCTACAGAGTTGTCAGTATGCCTGTGGGTGCAACTGACTTGCACTGGGCAACACAAGGCCTTAGGTAGACACGGTCACTGTGGGAGCGGCCTTGCGTCGCGATGGGCCGCGTAGCGGCCCCACTCTATGATCAGCTGGCCGCCGCCCTGCGCTTCTCGGCCAGCCAGCTGCGCCCATACAGGAACATCACCGCCAGCAACGCCACCGCCTGGGCGCCCAGCGAATACGCATCGGCATGAATCCCCAGCCAGTCGAACTCGAAGAATGCCACCGGCCGCGTGCCCAGCACGCCGGCCTCCTGTAGCGCCTTGACGCCATGCCCGGCGAACACCACCGACAATGCGCACAGCAGCCCGGCGTTGATGCTGAAGAACAGTGCCAGCGGCAGCTTGGCCGAACCGCGCAGGATCACCCAGGCCAGGCCCACCAGCAGCACCAGCGCCGTGGCGCCACCTGCCAGCACCGCCTGGTGCCCGGCCGGGCCCGCCTGCAGCCACAGGGTCTCGTAGAACAGGATCACCTCGAACAGCTCGCGGTACACCGAGAAGAACGCCAGCAAGGCGAAGCCGAAGCGCCCACCGCCGCTGACCAGGCTGCTCTTGATGTAGTTCTGCCAGGCGGCGGCGTGGCGGCGGTCGTGCATCCACACGCCCAGCCACAGCACCATTACCGAGGCGAACAACGCGGTGCAGCCTTCGAGTAGTTCACGCTGCGCGCCGCCCACGTCGATCACGTAGGCCGCCAGGGCCCAGGTGCCGAAGCCGGCGAGCAGCGCCAGGCCCCAGCCGATGTTGACGCTGCGCACCGCCGACTGCTGGCCGGTGTTGCGCAGGAAGGCGAGGATCGCCGCCAGCACCAGGATTGCTTCCAGGCCCTCGCGCAGCAGGATCAACAGGCCGGAGATGTAGCTCAGCGACCAGCTCAGGCCATCGCTGCCCAGCAGCTTGGCCGCTTGGGCAAGCTTGATCTTGGCTTCGGCCAGGCGCTGTTCGGCCTGGGCCAATGGCAAGCCGTCCTGCAACGACTGACGGTAGGCCATCAGGGACTTTTCAGTGTCCTTGCGCACCTGGGTGTCGATGTTGTCGAGCGAGCTTTCCACCAGCTCGAAGCCTTCCAGATACGCCGCCACCGACAGGTCGTAGGCCTGGTCGTGGTCACCAGCGCGGTAGGCCGCCAGGCTCTTGTCCAGGGTGCTGGAGGTGTAGTCGAGCAACTGCGCCGGGCCACGCTTGACCTGCGGCGGCTGGGCGCGCTGGGCGCGGAATGCCGGCACGGCGTCGGCGCCTTCAGTGGTGGCGATTTCGGCGGGTGTCTGCCTGGCCAGGTCGGCGATGTTCCAGGTCTTGTCGCCCTTGGCCGCCTGCGGATCGGCGGTAAAGCTGGCGATGTAAGCAGCCACATCCCAACGCTGGCGCTCGTCGAGTTGGTCGGCGAACGAGGGCATCTCGGTACCATCGATGCCCAAAGTCAGGGTGTTATAGAGGTCGAACAGGCTGAGCTGGTCCAAGCGCTCGGCGTTGCGCAGGTTGGCCGGCGCAGGCTCCAGGCCCACACCCGCAGGGCCGTCGCCCAGCCCGGTGTCGCCATGACAGATCGAGCAATTCTGCGCATACAGCGCCGCGCCACGGGCCGCGTCCGGGGTGATCACCGGGGCCTGGCTGACTTCATAGGCCACCGCCAGGCGCGCCCCCAACTGGCGGGCCTGGTGGGCGACGGTACTGCCGTCCTGGCGCTGTTCGATGGCCTGGCGCAGTGCCTGCACGCCCTGCTCCAGCCCGGCGCGCTCGGCATTGGCCGGCAAGCCTTTGACCAGCTCGGCCAGCAGCGCGCTGAACTCCTGCTGCTCGCGGTATTCCCCCGTGTCCACCACCTTGCCGTCACGCACCGTCGGCGGATAGTCGGCACCGATGTAGTCCAGCAAGTGCAGGGCCTTGGCCGCATCGGCCGGGGCCTCGGCCAGTGCCAGGGTACTGCCCAGGGCCAGTAGCGGCCACATCAACAAGGCGAGAAGACAGGAACGGGAAATCATGGCCAATCTCGACGGAAATACGAAAGAGAACATTGTTCACTTCCACTTCCCATCGCTCAAGGCTCAGCGGCGGATTTCATGAAAAATCTTGCAACATCCGCATTTCAAAGCCTGCTATCCGACTGATGGCACCAAGCGAAAAATAAGAACCATTTGGCCATCACATAGCTACCACTTTGGGTATAATCCCGCGCCGCCTTAATAGCCATTTGCGATCAAGGTGCCTTCATCGAGAGGTTACGGCGATGAACAGAGGGACCTGCCGCCCCCGCCTGCGCGGCTCAACTGTTTTCAGGGAAAGAAGTCCGATGGTATCCCGCGCCCTAACCTTGGCGACCCTGGTCGTCGCCGTGCAGCTCACAGGCTGCTCGGTGTTCCGCAGCTACGACAGCGAACTGCAGGAAACCAACCAGCAGCTGGCCGCCGGCAACGTCGACGCCGCCCTCGCCTTGCTGGAAAGCCACAACAAGGGCGAGCAGAAAGACCTGCTCTACTACTTCGAGAAGGGCGAGCTGCTGCGCTCCAAGGGCGACCTCAAGGGCAGCCAGGACGCCTGGCGCGCAGCTGACAGTGTGGTATTCCAGTGGGAAGAATCGGTCAAGCTCGACACCGACAAGTACCTGAGCCAGTTCGGCAGCTACCTGGTCAACGACAAGGTCCGCCGCTACGAAGGCTACGACTACGAAAAAGTCATGCTGACCACGCAGATGGCCCTGAACCTGCTGGCCCAGAACGACTTCGACGGCGCCCGCACCGAAATCAAGAAGACCCACGAGCGCGAGGCGGTCATCGCCGAGCTGCGTGACAAGGAATACCTCAAGCGCGAGGAAGAAGCCGAGAAAGAGGGCATCAAGACCGAGTACAAGGACCTGCAGGGCTACCCGGTCGCCAGCCTCGACGCCCCCGACGTGGTGGGCCTGAAGAACAGCTACCAGAGCGCCTTCAGCCACTACCTGTCCGGTTTCGTCTACGAAGCCCTGGGCGAGAAAGGCCTGGCCGCGCCGGGCTACCGCAAGGCCGCCGAACTGCGGCCGAAGACCCCGCTGCTGGAGCAGGCCCTGCTCGACCTCGACAAGAACAGCGCCAAGCCCGGCGAGAGCGATGTGTTGATCGTGGTGCAGACCGGCCTGGCGCCGGCCCGCGACTCGATTCGCATCCCCCTGCCGCTGCCGATCGACAACAACCTGGTGATCACCCCGCTGTCGTTCCCGATCATCAAGGACGACACCTCGACCGCGCACCTGAGCGAGATCCAGCTCAACGACAAGGCCCTGGCCCTGACCGCGCTGAACAGCACCAGCGCCATGTCGCGCCGCGCCCTGCGCGACGACATGCCCGGCATCATCCTGCGCACCAGTGTGCGCGCCATCAGCCGCGGCGTGGCGCAGAAAAACCTGAACAAGACCAACCCCATGGCCGGCCTGGTGGTAGGTATCGCCGGCACCGTGCTCGAAGGCGCCGACACCCGCACCTGGCGCACCCTGCCGAACGAGACCCAGGTCGCCCGGGTACGCCTCAAGCAAGGCGAGCATCACCTGAACCTGCCGTCGAGCCTCGGTGGCACCCAGGTCACCGTGAAGGTCGATCGCCCGTACCAGGTGGTCAGCCTGCGTGTGGTCGGCAACCGCGTGTTCGCCGGCGGCCCGGCCGTCGAAGTCGCCCCACAGGCCTCGGCGCAAGCCGTGGCCAGCCTCAAGTAAGTCAAGGATCGATCATGCGCAGAACATGCCTCGCCCTGGCCGCCGTCGCCCTCCTGGCCGGCTGTGCCACCCCGCCCCCTGCCCCAGGCAGCGCCGCCAGCAAGGTGGTGACCATGGGCCAGCTGGACAACATCGAGGTCGGCCAGATGCGGGTCGCCCGCGAGAACGGTTTCCTCACCGTCAACGTGGCGCTGAACAACACCGGCCGCAGCAACCAGACCCTGTACTACCGCTTTGCCTGGCTGGGCAACGACGGCTTCCCGGTGGCTGACGAAGAGTCCTGGAAGACCCTGCCGCTGTACGGCAAGCAGGCCAAGTACCTGCCCGCCATCGCCCCGACGCCCAAGGCCACCGACTTCCGCCTCGAAGTCCACACCCGGTAACCCCTTTCAGGAGCATTTCCCATGTTTGCACGCCTTTCCCTCGCCGCCGTCGCCATCGCCCTGGTCAGCGGCTGCAGCAG
This genomic stretch from Pseudomonas entomophila L48 harbors:
- the hemB gene encoding porphobilinogen synthase, whose translation is MSFTPANRLFPATRLRRNRRDEFSRRLVRENTLTVDDLILPVFVLDGENRREEVPSMPGVERLSIDLLLEAAQGWVELGIPALALFPVTPTEKKSLDGAEAWNPDGIAQRATRALRARFPELGVITDVALDPFTTHGQDGILDEEGYVQNDITVDALVRQALSHAEAGAQVVAPSDMMDGRLGAIREALEVAGHVNVRIMAYSAKYASAYYGPFRDAVGSALNLGKANKASYQMDPANSDEALHEVALDLAEGADMVMVKPGMPYLDIVHRVKTEFKVPTFVYQVSGEYAMHMAAIQNGWLSEAVILESLTAFKRAGADGILTYFAVRAAQLMRGQ
- a CDS encoding DedA family protein, which translates into the protein MLQQFLNDFGYFALFLGTFFEGETILVLAGFLAFREYMDIKLVVAVAFCGSYAGDQLWYFMGRRHGRKILARKPRWQAMGDRALEHIRRHPDIWVLSFRFVYGLRTVMPVAIGLSGYPPRRYLLLNGIGAAVWALALGLAAYHFGAILEGMLGSIKKYELWVLGGLLVLGLLLWLRRRFRNIRAERRAAAEGEASEAEQAVAQEQPPRQGRDQH
- the elbB gene encoding isoprenoid biosynthesis glyoxalase ElbB, with translation MTKKVAVILSGCGVYDGAEIHESVITLLRLDQRGAKVQCFAPNIAQMHVIDHLTGEQMPESRNVLVESARIARGEVKDIREADAKEFDALIVPGGFGAAKNLSNFAVEGANCTVHPDVLALAEAFADACKPVGLICISPALAAKIYGPGVVCTIGKDAGTSAAVVKMGGTHEECDVHDIVEDVQRKLVTTPAYMEAKSISEAASGIYKLVDRVLELTHEGDQ
- a CDS encoding YaiI/YqxD family protein; its protein translation is MRVWIDADACPKAAKDLIVKFALKRKLEVVMVAGQPQIKPAFACVRLIVVPSGMDAADDYLVENAVPGELVICSDVPLADRLIKKGVAALDPRGREFDERNMGERLAVRNLFTELREQGQVGGGQAPYGEREKQAFANALDRILTRLAKG
- a CDS encoding FTR1 family protein gives rise to the protein MFSFVFPSRLAMISRSCLLALLMWPLLALGSTLALAEAPADAAKALHLLDYIGADYPPTVRDGKVVDTGEYREQQEFSALLAELVKGLPANAERAGLEQGVQALRQAIEQRQDGSTVAHQARQLGARLAVAYEVSQAPVITPDAARGAALYAQNCSICHGDTGLGDGPAGVGLEPAPANLRNAERLDQLSLFDLYNTLTLGIDGTEMPSFADQLDERQRWDVAAYIASFTADPQAAKGDKTWNIADLARQTPAEIATTEGADAVPAFRAQRAQPPQVKRGPAQLLDYTSSTLDKSLAAYRAGDHDQAYDLSVAAYLEGFELVESSLDNIDTQVRKDTEKSLMAYRQSLQDGLPLAQAEQRLAEAKIKLAQAAKLLGSDGLSWSLSYISGLLILLREGLEAILVLAAILAFLRNTGQQSAVRSVNIGWGLALLAGFGTWALAAYVIDVGGAQRELLEGCTALFASVMVLWLGVWMHDRRHAAAWQNYIKSSLVSGGGRFGFALLAFFSVYRELFEVILFYETLWLQAGPAGHQAVLAGGATALVLLVGLAWVILRGSAKLPLALFFSINAGLLCALSVVFAGHGVKALQEAGVLGTRPVAFFEFDWLGIHADAYSLGAQAVALLAVMFLYGRSWLAEKRRAAAS
- a CDS encoding COG3014 family protein encodes the protein MVSRALTLATLVVAVQLTGCSVFRSYDSELQETNQQLAAGNVDAALALLESHNKGEQKDLLYYFEKGELLRSKGDLKGSQDAWRAADSVVFQWEESVKLDTDKYLSQFGSYLVNDKVRRYEGYDYEKVMLTTQMALNLLAQNDFDGARTEIKKTHEREAVIAELRDKEYLKREEEAEKEGIKTEYKDLQGYPVASLDAPDVVGLKNSYQSAFSHYLSGFVYEALGEKGLAAPGYRKAAELRPKTPLLEQALLDLDKNSAKPGESDVLIVVQTGLAPARDSIRIPLPLPIDNNLVITPLSFPIIKDDTSTAHLSEIQLNDKALALTALNSTSAMSRRALRDDMPGIILRTSVRAISRGVAQKNLNKTNPMAGLVVGIAGTVLEGADTRTWRTLPNETQVARVRLKQGEHHLNLPSSLGGTQVTVKVDRPYQVVSLRVVGNRVFAGGPAVEVAPQASAQAVASLK
- a CDS encoding YcfL family protein gives rise to the protein MRRTCLALAAVALLAGCATPPPAPGSAASKVVTMGQLDNIEVGQMRVARENGFLTVNVALNNTGRSNQTLYYRFAWLGNDGFPVADEESWKTLPLYGKQAKYLPAIAPTPKATDFRLEVHTR